A single region of the Deltaproteobacteria bacterium genome encodes:
- a CDS encoding IgGFc-binding protein, whose protein sequence is MRKLPIRTTLPLLSLLLGLTLLLPGCPKEDDDGGGGSDGSVSDGGGSDGGGCASDLDCNGGTCDLLTGTCSYPDGGVTDGGDTDGGTGDGGAQICTPNDSRCNQDGVTLEVCAPDGTRWRSAACPSQVPACFAGDCVVCAPGMGDCNGDTAMTCRADGSGWDSEDCAAAGGSCSGGVCLLCPAGATRCADTATLQTCNSTGTAWLDSDCGTTNVCDASSGSCIPISCTTGVVGCQGERLVECNATGDGFDLIEDCAATGATCRTDQCVNLCAEAVQNDSYIGCEYWPVVLSNSALADRFRSDFAVVLANPNVGTTADVAVFAPGSATPVLTAQVAGGTLETLRLPWNALDAVSGGASTSARGAIAYKLTSSVPVTAYQFNPLASNLPSGCTQDSDCPGYTALDPGSGCLAGAAPRSCGYDDYSYTNDASLLLPAHILGDAATGTSGYMAVSPPHEYSSSALSGDYDMPAYVAIVGTQDATTVTFTSAGATAAGGGLSTLDPGGQTTLSLDAGDVVQIATRQYGTPEETSVFLGPTFRRYLEADLTGSVITSDKPIAVYSGADCAYVPYNKQACDHLEQQLFPFSKWGTSYVAAHSEYPNNTSVGDVWRIVAGADATQIVVTPASVHAPVTLARGEFLEITTTQDFVVQSQDLDHPIMVVQYFVGIETVLPLLADPSDKSNVGDPSMVLAIPTQQFRDAYTFTTPDTIARDFVSVVRPTGATVTLDAVPMNTTWSPIAGTSWEVGRIEIQDGTHRLQADQPVGLSVYGFDWSVSYGYPGGLDLRSIVIINPGG, encoded by the coding sequence ATGCGCAAGCTCCCGATCCGGACGACCCTCCCCCTCCTCTCCCTCCTCCTCGGCCTCACCCTGCTCCTGCCGGGCTGCCCGAAGGAGGACGACGACGGGGGTGGCGGCTCCGACGGTAGCGTCAGCGACGGCGGGGGGAGCGACGGCGGCGGCTGCGCCTCGGATCTGGACTGCAACGGCGGCACCTGCGACCTGCTCACCGGCACCTGCTCCTACCCCGACGGTGGCGTCACCGACGGCGGCGACACCGACGGCGGGACGGGCGACGGCGGCGCGCAGATCTGCACCCCCAACGACTCCCGCTGCAACCAGGACGGCGTCACCCTCGAGGTCTGCGCCCCCGACGGCACCCGCTGGCGCTCGGCGGCCTGCCCCTCGCAGGTCCCGGCCTGCTTCGCCGGGGACTGCGTGGTCTGCGCCCCGGGGATGGGCGACTGCAACGGCGACACGGCCATGACCTGCCGCGCGGACGGCTCGGGCTGGGACAGCGAGGACTGCGCGGCGGCCGGCGGCAGCTGCAGCGGCGGCGTCTGCCTGCTCTGCCCGGCCGGCGCCACCCGCTGCGCGGACACCGCCACCCTCCAGACCTGCAACTCCACCGGCACCGCCTGGCTCGACTCCGACTGCGGCACCACCAACGTCTGCGACGCCAGCAGCGGCAGCTGCATCCCCATCTCCTGCACCACCGGCGTCGTCGGCTGTCAGGGTGAGCGCCTGGTGGAGTGCAACGCCACCGGCGACGGCTTCGACCTCATCGAGGACTGCGCCGCCACGGGCGCCACCTGCCGCACCGACCAGTGCGTGAACCTCTGCGCCGAGGCCGTGCAGAACGACTCCTACATCGGCTGCGAGTACTGGCCGGTGGTGCTCTCGAACTCCGCCCTGGCCGACCGCTTCCGCAGCGACTTCGCCGTCGTCCTGGCCAACCCGAACGTGGGCACCACCGCCGACGTCGCGGTCTTCGCCCCGGGCAGCGCCACCCCGGTGCTCACTGCGCAGGTCGCGGGCGGCACCCTCGAGACCCTGCGCCTGCCCTGGAACGCCCTCGACGCCGTCAGCGGGGGCGCCTCCACCAGCGCCCGCGGCGCCATCGCCTACAAGCTGACCAGCAGCGTCCCGGTGACCGCCTACCAGTTCAACCCCCTGGCCTCGAACCTCCCCAGCGGCTGCACCCAGGACAGCGACTGCCCCGGCTACACCGCCCTCGATCCGGGCTCGGGCTGCCTCGCGGGCGCGGCGCCTCGCTCCTGCGGCTACGACGACTACTCCTACACCAACGACGCCTCCCTCCTCTTGCCCGCCCACATCCTGGGCGACGCGGCCACCGGCACCAGCGGCTACATGGCCGTCTCACCGCCCCACGAGTACTCCAGCAGCGCGCTCTCGGGGGACTACGACATGCCCGCCTACGTGGCCATCGTCGGCACCCAGGACGCCACCACCGTGACCTTCACCTCGGCCGGCGCCACCGCCGCGGGCGGCGGGCTCTCGACCCTCGACCCGGGCGGCCAGACCACCCTCTCCCTCGACGCGGGAGACGTGGTGCAGATCGCCACCCGCCAGTACGGCACCCCCGAGGAGACCTCGGTCTTCCTGGGGCCGACCTTCCGCCGCTACCTCGAGGCCGACCTGACCGGCTCGGTGATCACCTCGGACAAGCCCATCGCGGTCTACAGCGGCGCCGACTGCGCCTACGTCCCCTACAACAAGCAGGCCTGCGACCACCTCGAGCAGCAGCTCTTCCCCTTCTCCAAGTGGGGCACCTCCTACGTCGCGGCCCACTCCGAATACCCGAACAACACCAGCGTCGGAGACGTGTGGCGGATCGTGGCCGGCGCGGACGCCACCCAGATCGTCGTGACCCCAGCCTCCGTCCATGCCCCCGTCACCCTCGCCCGGGGCGAGTTCCTCGAGATCACCACCACCCAGGACTTCGTCGTGCAGAGCCAGGACCTCGACCACCCGATCATGGTGGTGCAGTACTTCGTGGGCATCGAGACCGTCCTGCCGCTCCTGGCCGACCCCAGCGACAAGAGCAACGTCGGCGACCCCTCGATGGTGCTGGCCATCCCGACCCAGCAGTTCCGGGACGCCTACACCTTCACCACCCCGGACACCATCGCCCGGGACTTCGTGAGCGTGGTCCGCCCCACCGGCGCCACCGTCACCCTCGACGCCGTCCCGATGAACACCACCTGGAGCCCCATCGCCGGCACCAGCTGGGAGGTCGGCCGCATCGAGATCCAGGACGGCACCCACCGGCTCCAGGCCGACCAGCCCGTCGGCCTCTCGGTCTACGGCTTCGACTGGTCGGTATCCTACGGCTACCCGGGCGGCCTCGACCTGCGCTCCATCGTCATCATCAACCCGGGTGGCTGA
- a CDS encoding MMPL family transporter encodes MERFVEGVLRRRLWVLAAIGLLSGLSLLSLTRAVIASSVAELFLGESAEYQAFLEQARTFGNDEIGVFILPAKGILEPEGREALARATGAIESMPEVARVLSILDVQSIRSDDDDLVVESRVDRIESAGLGGAEALAELEDEPLVRGTLLSRDGNHTAVVVELRTDGQRAAERLDLYIRQMLDAFVDAGFPREEIRRAGAIVVMSEVIVQTLYSVRGIFPISAVVLLFAVWALFRRLWPSMLSLGIALVAVLWTMGLAVAIDPQVNILMATVPAVILIVSFSDVVHLCSAYLLELERGLEKDAAIRQAAADVGRACLYTSLTTFVGFVSLSLIPTKAFRQLGLILGFGVAVALLLAVTLAPIAFHLLPQPKALRAGTTGRVQGLLDGVLAAVQRLVLRFPLPTALAFGVLFLACVASLFTLHLETRFSDRLAPRNQVRQDHHFLIDHFGGSNIMELYLEAPEVDGLLEPAVMQGVAALAAEARALPEVSAVFSLVDLMEQLHRSLDPGAKGALPATREALAQYLLLFEMSGGEELERLVDADRRKMHLTVRLPDEGFRSTAEVGRKLEEAGRRLIPEEVRVWATGHTLLFGMWLDDVIAGQRRGLGLSLAVIAFMMIISVRSLRMGLWSMIPNVLPLLALGGYLALTTAAVDTDLMMVAMLAIGIGVDDTIHFLTRYCIERERGASREQAIENTFHFAGRAIVMTTVILVVGFAPFASSQYLSTRVMGTLLPMVLGVALVADLVLVPALLKLGVMERGVDRKGDAIRAGREP; translated from the coding sequence ATGGAACGCTTCGTGGAGGGAGTCCTGCGAAGGAGGCTCTGGGTGCTGGCCGCGATCGGCCTGCTCTCCGGGCTCTCCCTCCTCTCCCTCACCCGGGCGGTGATCGCCTCCTCGGTGGCCGAGCTCTTCCTGGGGGAGAGCGCCGAGTACCAGGCCTTCCTCGAGCAGGCGCGCACCTTCGGCAACGACGAGATCGGCGTCTTCATCCTGCCCGCGAAGGGGATCCTCGAGCCCGAGGGCCGCGAGGCCCTCGCCCGGGCCACCGGCGCGATCGAGTCGATGCCCGAGGTCGCCCGGGTGCTCTCGATCCTGGACGTGCAGAGCATCCGCTCGGACGACGACGACCTAGTGGTGGAGAGCCGGGTCGACCGCATCGAGAGCGCCGGGCTCGGCGGCGCCGAGGCCCTGGCCGAGCTCGAGGACGAGCCGCTGGTCCGCGGCACGCTCCTCTCCCGGGACGGCAACCACACCGCGGTGGTCGTCGAGCTGCGCACCGACGGGCAGCGGGCGGCCGAGCGCCTCGATCTCTACATCCGGCAGATGCTCGACGCCTTCGTCGACGCGGGCTTCCCCCGGGAGGAGATCCGCCGGGCCGGCGCCATCGTGGTGATGTCCGAGGTGATCGTCCAGACCCTCTACTCGGTGAGGGGCATCTTCCCGATCTCGGCGGTGGTGCTGCTCTTCGCGGTCTGGGCCCTCTTCCGGCGCCTCTGGCCCTCGATGCTCTCCCTGGGGATCGCGCTGGTCGCGGTCCTCTGGACGATGGGCCTGGCCGTCGCCATCGACCCCCAGGTGAACATCCTGATGGCGACGGTGCCGGCGGTGATCCTGATCGTCTCCTTCTCGGACGTGGTGCACCTCTGCTCGGCCTATCTGCTGGAGCTCGAGCGGGGGCTCGAGAAGGATGCGGCCATCCGTCAGGCGGCGGCCGACGTCGGCCGGGCCTGCCTCTACACCTCCCTGACCACCTTCGTCGGCTTCGTCTCCCTCTCCCTGATCCCCACCAAGGCCTTCCGGCAGCTGGGGCTGATCCTCGGCTTCGGCGTGGCGGTGGCCCTCCTCCTGGCCGTCACCCTCGCCCCCATCGCCTTCCACCTCCTGCCGCAGCCGAAGGCCCTGCGCGCGGGCACCACCGGCAGGGTGCAGGGCCTCCTCGACGGTGTGCTGGCCGCCGTGCAGCGCCTGGTCCTGCGCTTCCCGCTGCCCACCGCGCTCGCCTTCGGTGTCCTCTTCCTGGCCTGCGTCGCCTCCCTCTTCACCCTCCACCTCGAGACCCGCTTCTCGGATCGCCTGGCGCCGCGCAACCAGGTGCGGCAGGACCACCACTTCCTCATCGATCACTTCGGCGGCTCGAACATCATGGAGCTCTACCTGGAGGCCCCCGAGGTGGACGGCCTGCTCGAGCCGGCCGTGATGCAGGGCGTGGCGGCGCTCGCCGCCGAGGCCCGCGCCCTGCCCGAGGTCTCGGCGGTCTTCTCGCTGGTGGATCTGATGGAGCAGCTCCACCGGTCCCTCGACCCCGGGGCGAAGGGCGCCCTGCCCGCGACCCGGGAGGCCCTCGCCCAGTACCTGCTGCTCTTCGAGATGTCCGGGGGGGAGGAGCTGGAGCGCCTGGTCGACGCCGACCGCCGCAAGATGCACCTGACGGTGCGCCTGCCCGACGAGGGCTTCCGCAGCACGGCCGAGGTGGGCCGCAAGCTGGAGGAGGCCGGGCGCCGCCTGATCCCGGAGGAGGTGCGGGTCTGGGCGACGGGCCACACCCTGCTCTTCGGCATGTGGCTCGACGACGTCATCGCCGGGCAGCGCCGGGGCCTGGGCCTCTCGCTGGCCGTCATCGCGTTCATGATGATCATCTCGGTGCGCTCGCTGCGGATGGGGCTCTGGTCGATGATCCCCAACGTCCTGCCGCTGCTGGCGCTCGGCGGCTACCTGGCGCTGACGACCGCCGCGGTGGACACCGACCTGATGATGGTCGCGATGCTGGCCATCGGCATCGGGGTCGACGACACCATCCACTTCCTGACCCGCTATTGCATCGAGCGGGAGCGGGGGGCGAGCCGCGAGCAGGCGATCGAGAACACCTTCCACTTCGCCGGCCGGGCCATCGTGATGACCACGGTCATCCTGGTTGTGGGCTTCGCGCCCTTCGCGAGCAGCCAGTACCTGAGCACCCGGGTGATGGGGACGCTCCTGCCGATGGTGCTCGGGGTGGCGCTGGTCGCGGACCTGGTGCTGGTGCCCGCGCTCCTGAAGCTCGGAGTGATGGAGCGAGGCGTGGATCGCAAGGGCGACGCCATTCGTGCCGGCCGCGAGCCCTAG
- a CDS encoding MopE-related protein, with protein MKSWRRSPLALLGLLLCSTLAGACADEIPGPPASLSITPTSGPEGVRTTVVVRGEFEAVRLEVDYPDPSVGAGLELYLGDTALEEVRLVGEGAVEAVVPETVPAGLHPLRVIDGRGQEGRLEDAFRVLGAADRIDHFEIDPIPDVFTDTPFDVVVRAVDASGALLTDFTGGAAVVDRTGTLSPTTLSPFVGGVWSGSLTIVDPIADDTLTVTAGSASTESNHFAVTCPGSCTCIPFLADTDVDGFGDDARRRWACAAPAGYVEEGGDCDDAVREIHPGAPEVAADGIDQDCDGVDACYHDGDGDTYGGLVPLPDDDLDCTNSGPAVVTIGGDCLDSDDTVHPGAAELVADGVDQDCDGRERCYQDLDGDGFGTTVEVDDTDTDCSNASAGEADNPDDCDDQVATCTTSCTTNTDGDVPAVSDCMELFCGSDPLDPASSCVIADGATTSLEDAIATANSTPGYEHILVDYAALVAGPLVISSADGSCLDLRTIGGRRITVTGGSPGVQIDDDGCHLEGLDIVDATVGVLISGDGSTLRDLRVSSGATGFHVEGSFSTLSGVQASGFSDEGVKLTGAGNRVIDSILHGCLGPPSGGRAGVVIDFDGGGVKPDGNVIADNLIVNNACAAIQLRESPDATVIDHNTIAFNTSGVTFLSAGVGASNLCMRGNLITDNTGAALEFNKLATFDTSAACVGPLPVGPVWGNGQVANALGACSGSVCAACACLPAGSFWSHDLAPAYLETTDPTAANAFCPGEVGLVDQGVDLGYDLNGPQDGLHAGAAPDLGARETGAEGCPSPPGP; from the coding sequence ATGAAGTCCTGGCGGCGCTCGCCTCTCGCCCTCCTCGGGCTCCTCCTCTGCTCCACGCTGGCTGGCGCCTGCGCCGACGAGATCCCCGGCCCTCCGGCCTCGCTCTCCATCACGCCGACGAGCGGGCCGGAGGGGGTCCGGACCACCGTGGTCGTCCGGGGCGAGTTCGAGGCGGTCCGCCTGGAGGTCGACTACCCGGATCCGAGCGTCGGAGCGGGCCTCGAGCTCTACCTCGGCGACACCGCCCTCGAGGAGGTGCGCCTGGTCGGCGAAGGCGCGGTCGAGGCGGTCGTTCCGGAGACGGTCCCCGCCGGCCTCCATCCCCTCCGGGTCATCGACGGACGGGGCCAGGAGGGCCGGCTCGAGGACGCGTTCCGGGTGCTCGGGGCCGCCGATCGGATCGACCACTTCGAGATCGATCCCATCCCGGACGTCTTCACCGACACCCCCTTCGACGTGGTGGTGCGCGCCGTCGACGCGAGCGGAGCCCTCCTCACCGACTTCACCGGTGGGGCGGCGGTGGTGGACCGCACCGGCACCCTCTCCCCGACCACCCTCTCCCCCTTCGTCGGGGGAGTCTGGAGCGGCAGCCTGACCATCGTCGACCCCATCGCCGACGACACGCTCACGGTCACCGCCGGCAGCGCCAGCACCGAGAGCAACCACTTCGCGGTCACCTGCCCCGGGAGCTGCACCTGCATCCCCTTCCTCGCCGACACGGACGTCGACGGCTTCGGGGACGACGCCCGGCGCCGCTGGGCCTGCGCGGCGCCCGCCGGCTACGTGGAGGAGGGGGGCGACTGTGATGACGCGGTGCGGGAGATCCACCCGGGCGCCCCCGAGGTCGCCGCCGACGGCATCGATCAGGACTGCGACGGAGTCGACGCCTGTTACCACGATGGCGACGGGGACACCTACGGAGGGCTGGTCCCCCTTCCCGACGACGATCTGGACTGCACGAACAGCGGGCCAGCGGTGGTCACGATCGGGGGGGACTGCCTGGACTCCGACGACACGGTTCATCCCGGGGCGGCGGAGCTCGTCGCCGACGGAGTGGATCAAGACTGTGACGGCCGCGAGCGCTGCTACCAGGATCTGGACGGGGACGGCTTCGGGACCACCGTCGAGGTGGACGACACCGACACCGACTGCAGCAACGCCTCGGCGGGCGAGGCGGACAACCCGGACGACTGCGACGATCAGGTGGCGACCTGCACCACCTCCTGCACCACCAACACCGACGGCGACGTCCCGGCGGTCTCCGACTGCATGGAGCTCTTCTGCGGCTCGGACCCCCTCGATCCTGCCAGCTCCTGCGTGATCGCCGATGGAGCCACCACCTCTCTCGAGGACGCCATCGCCACCGCCAACTCGACCCCGGGCTACGAACACATCCTGGTCGACTATGCCGCCTTGGTGGCCGGTCCGCTGGTGATCAGCTCGGCCGACGGGTCCTGTCTCGATCTGCGCACCATCGGGGGCCGGCGGATCACCGTGACCGGCGGCTCGCCAGGCGTGCAGATCGACGATGATGGCTGCCACCTCGAGGGCCTCGACATCGTCGACGCCACCGTCGGCGTGCTGATCTCGGGAGACGGCTCCACGCTTCGCGATCTGCGGGTCAGCAGCGGAGCCACCGGGTTCCATGTCGAGGGTAGCTTTTCCACCCTCAGCGGCGTCCAGGCCAGCGGCTTCTCCGACGAGGGAGTGAAGCTGACCGGTGCGGGCAATCGAGTCATCGACTCCATCCTCCACGGTTGCCTCGGCCCCCCCTCGGGCGGGCGGGCCGGGGTGGTGATCGACTTCGACGGGGGCGGGGTGAAGCCCGACGGCAACGTGATCGCCGACAACCTGATCGTGAACAACGCCTGCGCCGCGATCCAGCTGCGGGAGTCCCCGGACGCCACCGTCATCGATCACAACACCATCGCCTTCAACACGAGCGGGGTGACCTTCCTGAGCGCCGGCGTCGGCGCCAGCAACCTCTGCATGCGCGGCAACCTCATCACCGACAACACCGGAGCGGCGCTCGAGTTCAACAAGCTGGCCACCTTCGATACCAGCGCGGCCTGCGTTGGACCTCTGCCCGTCGGCCCCGTCTGGGGCAACGGACAGGTGGCCAACGCGCTCGGCGCCTGCTCGGGCAGCGTCTGCGCCGCCTGTGCGTGTCTCCCGGCGGGCTCGTTCTGGAGCCACGATCTCGCTCCCGCCTACCTCGAGACCACGGACCCCACCGCCGCGAACGCCTTCTGCCCGGGTGAGGTGGGCCTCGTCGACCAGGGCGTCGACCTCGGCTACGACCTGAACGGTCCCCAGGATGGCCTCCACGCGGGCGCCGCGCCCGACCTCGGGGCGCGGGAGACCGGCGCCGAGGGCTGCCCCTCGCCGCCGGGTCCCTGA
- a CDS encoding glycogen synthase: MRIAFVSSEAVPFSKVGGLADVVGSLPPVLADEHNDLTIYLPGRGREGGKVIGERTFSWKGQEEKVEVRRLEREGVRYRFVDLPDFRGRPVYEGDAADLVRYTRYCLAVDADLRHRPAQVVHLHDWPTALIAVLLKNRRSRVQCVFTIHNLAYQGFWEADAFYEATGLPRSLHTPEGLEFFGKVNLLKGALVFADAITTVSPTYAREIQSRARGEGLDGVLRHHGGKLTGVLNGIDTRYWDPATDPHLPANYESIDDPGKQACRVALGRELHLSGPILGVISRLFWQKGIDIVLDALPRLLEMGYDLCILGSGEPVLERQCQAAADNYPGRVVFRRGYDEPLAHRIYAGAEAFLMPSRWEPCGLSQLIAMRYGTVPVVRATGGLFDTVIDGQTGIRFECAHPEGLIAGLSRLAHGPLKRDVIGAAGMKREVGWRRAAQAYRRIYGIEDQPLLVDGAA; encoded by the coding sequence ATGCGCATCGCCTTCGTCTCCTCCGAGGCCGTCCCCTTCTCCAAGGTGGGAGGCCTCGCCGACGTGGTCGGCAGCCTGCCGCCGGTGCTGGCGGACGAACACAACGACCTGACCATCTACCTGCCGGGCCGCGGCCGGGAGGGCGGCAAGGTCATCGGCGAGCGCACCTTCAGCTGGAAGGGCCAGGAGGAGAAGGTCGAGGTCCGCCGCCTGGAGCGGGAGGGCGTGCGCTACCGCTTCGTCGATCTCCCCGACTTCCGGGGCCGCCCGGTCTACGAGGGCGACGCCGCGGACCTCGTGCGCTACACCCGCTACTGCCTCGCGGTGGACGCCGACCTGCGCCACCGGCCGGCCCAGGTCGTGCACCTCCACGACTGGCCCACCGCGCTGATCGCCGTGCTGCTCAAGAACCGCCGCTCCCGGGTGCAGTGCGTCTTCACCATCCACAACCTGGCCTACCAGGGCTTCTGGGAGGCCGACGCCTTCTACGAGGCCACCGGCCTGCCGCGCTCCCTCCACACCCCCGAGGGCCTGGAGTTCTTCGGCAAGGTGAACCTGCTCAAGGGCGCCCTCGTCTTCGCCGACGCCATCACCACCGTGAGCCCCACCTACGCCCGGGAGATCCAGTCCCGGGCGCGGGGCGAGGGGCTCGACGGCGTGTTGCGGCACCACGGCGGCAAGCTCACCGGCGTGCTGAACGGCATCGACACCCGCTACTGGGATCCCGCCACCGACCCCCACCTGCCGGCGAACTACGAGAGCATCGACGACCCCGGGAAGCAGGCCTGCCGGGTGGCCCTGGGGCGGGAGCTGCACCTCTCCGGCCCCATCCTGGGCGTGATCAGCCGCCTCTTCTGGCAGAAGGGCATCGACATCGTCCTGGACGCCCTGCCCCGCCTGCTCGAGATGGGCTACGACCTCTGCATCCTCGGCAGCGGCGAGCCGGTCCTGGAGCGGCAGTGCCAGGCCGCCGCCGACAACTACCCCGGCAGGGTCGTCTTCCGGCGGGGCTACGACGAGCCCCTGGCCCACCGGATCTACGCCGGGGCCGAGGCCTTCCTCATGCCCTCCCGCTGGGAGCCCTGCGGCCTCTCCCAGCTCATCGCCATGCGCTACGGCACCGTGCCGGTGGTGCGGGCGACCGGCGGACTCTTCGACACGGTGATCGACGGGCAGACCGGCATCCGCTTCGAGTGCGCCCACCCCGAGGGGCTGATCGCCGGCCTCTCTCGCCTGGCCCACGGCCCCCTGAAGCGCGACGTCATCGGTGCCGCCGGGATGAAGCGCGAGGTCGGCTGGAGGCGCGCCGCCCAGGCCTACCGACGCATCTACGGCATCGAGGACCAGCCGCTCCTGGTCGACGGCGCGGCGTGA
- a CDS encoding TraB/GumN family protein produces MLRNALLALTLAALLAPAGALHAEGPAPAGKAAAKPAKAGAASGPHFLWTVKGKEGGELTLLGSVHLGDPSLYPLPAAMEKRFEAAEVVAVEADVDGVDPATTQSLLLSEGMLTDGSSLSDHLPPETYSAVTQSAAKAGMTMLALDRMKPWLAAVTLMGVVLQKAGITGKYGVERYFLKKARGEKPIVELEGVLAQLKLFASFDEKEQAAFLSYTLEDLSLLTEETQKLLAAWKAGDLAYMVKLLDEIREGEDTRAIYDVLFLHRNERMTEKLDGYLKSGKRHFVIVGAAHLVGDDGLPSMMKKRGHTVTRH; encoded by the coding sequence ATGCTTCGAAACGCACTCCTCGCCCTGACCCTCGCCGCGCTCCTCGCTCCGGCGGGGGCCCTCCACGCCGAGGGCCCGGCGCCGGCCGGCAAGGCCGCCGCGAAGCCGGCGAAGGCCGGGGCCGCGAGCGGCCCGCACTTCCTCTGGACCGTGAAGGGCAAGGAGGGCGGCGAGCTGACCCTCCTGGGCTCGGTGCACCTCGGCGACCCCTCGCTCTATCCGCTGCCCGCGGCGATGGAGAAGCGCTTCGAGGCCGCCGAGGTCGTGGCGGTGGAGGCGGACGTGGACGGCGTCGACCCGGCGACCACCCAGTCGCTCCTCCTCTCCGAGGGGATGCTCACCGACGGCTCCTCCCTCTCCGACCACCTCCCCCCCGAGACCTACAGCGCTGTCACCCAGAGCGCCGCGAAGGCCGGGATGACCATGCTGGCCCTCGACCGCATGAAGCCCTGGCTGGCCGCGGTCACCCTCATGGGCGTCGTCCTCCAGAAGGCCGGCATCACCGGCAAGTACGGGGTCGAGCGCTACTTCCTCAAGAAGGCCCGGGGTGAGAAGCCCATCGTCGAGCTCGAGGGCGTCCTCGCCCAGCTGAAGCTCTTCGCCTCCTTCGACGAGAAGGAGCAGGCGGCCTTCCTCTCCTACACCCTCGAGGACCTGAGCCTGCTCACCGAGGAGACCCAGAAGCTGCTCGCGGCCTGGAAGGCCGGCGATCTGGCCTACATGGTGAAGCTCCTCGACGAGATCCGCGAGGGCGAGGACACCCGCGCCATCTACGACGTACTCTTCCTGCACCGCAACGAGCGGATGACCGAGAAGCTCGACGGCTACCTGAAGAGCGGCAAGCGGCACTTCGTCATCGTCGGCGCCGCCCACCTCGTGGGCGACGACGGCCTGCCGTCCATGATGAAGAAGCGCGGGCACACCGTCACCCGCCACTGA
- a CDS encoding GMC family oxidoreductase produces the protein MKTHSLLDEVDFVVVGTGPGGATAAKVLSEAGHSVAMLEEGPSLDPRSRPTAMIPAMNDTFREAGTSVAHGAFPIPVIQGRLVGGGSAINSGIIWRLPEHIVRHWKDEYGLGWLLEEEALTRIYETIEEDLGCAPTPREVLGGNSLALERGAKALGHEGHPTVRNTPGCTGAATCLQGCPSASRRSMDVSYVPRALKYGARLHALCRVEKIHFEAGRAVGVSGHHVDAVTRRPTRPFEVRARKGVVVSGGAVQTPVLLRRSGLGGLVGDRFQAHPGGPVLGRFEEPIRMVFGATQGYQVPFFEEGFKLESLSLPPEMLGARLPGAGEAWQERLAHMDRYAQWAVMVRMRAMGTVRPGRTSARIKYQPLPEDLERMRQGVVMASKMMFAAGAKEVYHGMAGRPEILRSADEVRLLEEGTVRPKDFHLVATHLFGTACAGSDPGRSVVSPTLEVHDRRGLHVMDASIFPTTVGVNPQHTIMALCYRAAERLAEDAKVSRAA, from the coding sequence ATGAAGACCCACAGCTTGCTGGACGAGGTCGACTTCGTCGTCGTGGGCACGGGCCCCGGCGGCGCCACCGCCGCCAAGGTGCTCTCGGAAGCGGGCCACTCGGTGGCCATGCTGGAGGAAGGGCCCAGTCTCGATCCGAGGAGCCGGCCGACGGCGATGATCCCGGCGATGAACGACACCTTCCGGGAGGCGGGCACCTCGGTGGCCCACGGCGCCTTCCCCATCCCGGTGATCCAGGGCCGCCTGGTCGGCGGCGGCAGCGCCATCAACTCCGGCATCATCTGGCGCCTGCCCGAGCACATCGTCCGCCACTGGAAGGACGAGTACGGGCTGGGCTGGCTCCTCGAGGAGGAGGCCCTCACGCGGATCTACGAGACCATCGAGGAGGACCTGGGCTGCGCCCCCACCCCCCGCGAGGTCCTGGGCGGCAACTCGCTGGCCCTGGAGCGAGGCGCCAAGGCGCTGGGCCACGAGGGGCACCCGACCGTCCGCAACACCCCGGGCTGCACCGGCGCGGCCACCTGCCTGCAGGGCTGCCCCTCGGCCTCGCGCCGGAGCATGGACGTCTCCTACGTGCCGCGGGCCCTGAAGTACGGCGCGCGCCTCCACGCGCTGTGCCGGGTGGAGAAGATCCACTTCGAGGCCGGCCGGGCCGTGGGCGTCTCGGGCCACCACGTCGACGCGGTGACCCGGAGGCCCACCCGCCCCTTCGAGGTGCGTGCCCGCAAGGGCGTCGTCGTCTCCGGCGGCGCCGTCCAGACCCCGGTGCTCCTGCGCCGCAGCGGCCTCGGCGGCCTCGTGGGCGACCGCTTCCAGGCCCACCCCGGCGGCCCGGTCCTCGGCCGCTTCGAGGAGCCGATCCGGATGGTCTTCGGGGCCACCCAGGGCTACCAGGTCCCCTTCTTCGAGGAGGGCTTCAAGCTCGAGAGCCTCTCCCTGCCCCCCGAGATGCTCGGCGCCCGCCTCCCCGGCGCCGGCGAGGCCTGGCAGGAGCGCCTCGCCCACATGGACCGCTACGCCCAGTGGGCGGTGATGGTCCGGATGCGGGCCATGGGCACCGTGCGCCCGGGCCGCACCAGCGCCCGCATCAAGTACCAGCCCCTGCCCGAGGACCTCGAGCGCATGCGCCAGGGGGTCGTGATGGCCAGCAAGATGATGTTCGCCGCCGGGGCGAAGGAGGTCTACCATGGCATGGCCGGACGGCCGGAGATCCTGCGCAGCGCGGACGAGGTGCGCCTCCTCGAGGAGGGGACGGTGCGGCCCAAGGACTTCCACCTCGTCGCGACACATCTCTTCGGCACGGCCTGCGCCGGCTCGGATCCAGGACGGTCGGTCGTGTCGCCGACGCTGGAGGTGCATGATCGCCGGGGCCTCCACGTCATGGACGCCTCGATCTTCCCGACCACCGTCGGGGTGAACCCGCAGCACACCATCATGGCCCTCTGCTACCGCGCCGCCGAGCGCCTGGCCGAGGACGCGAAGGTCTCCAGGGCGGCCTAG